A region from the Marinobacter sp. SS13-12 genome encodes:
- a CDS encoding phosphotransferase, which produces MSMNPELVDVLPAHKFDESKLLAWLQETLPDFGDRMEVKQFQGGQSNPTFLLNTDSGQYVLRKKPPGKTLPSAHMVEREYKVMRALSEHTKVPVPITRALCEDSSVIGTPFYVMDYLEGRIVSHPALRALDRSERMPAHLSAIDTLAALHSVDVNQVGLGDYGRPEGYVARQVARWSKQYLAAKTDDMPAMDKLMEWLPENLPSTDECAIAHGDYRFGNLMLAPDKPEVIAILDWELSTLGHPLADLAYYCLPYHLPSDMEGMRGLQGEDLEALGIPDEQETIARYCQKSGRDGIADWHVFLSFSLFRLAAIVQGVYARALQGNAANADALQVGKRASLLAEAGWRIASEGERS; this is translated from the coding sequence ATGAGCATGAACCCTGAACTGGTGGACGTCCTGCCAGCCCATAAGTTCGACGAGTCCAAGCTGCTGGCTTGGCTCCAGGAAACATTGCCGGATTTCGGTGATCGTATGGAGGTCAAGCAGTTCCAGGGCGGCCAGTCCAATCCTACCTTCCTGCTGAACACCGATAGCGGCCAGTACGTGCTGCGCAAAAAGCCGCCCGGGAAAACCCTGCCTTCGGCTCATATGGTCGAGCGGGAATACAAAGTCATGCGCGCTTTGTCTGAACACACCAAGGTGCCGGTGCCGATAACTCGGGCCCTTTGTGAAGACAGCAGCGTTATTGGTACGCCGTTCTACGTCATGGATTATCTGGAAGGTCGCATCGTCAGCCATCCGGCGCTTCGGGCACTGGATCGTTCGGAACGAATGCCGGCTCACTTGTCGGCTATCGATACCCTGGCCGCGTTGCACTCGGTGGATGTTAATCAGGTCGGGCTCGGGGACTATGGCCGTCCAGAGGGCTATGTGGCACGTCAGGTCGCTCGTTGGAGCAAGCAGTACCTCGCGGCCAAGACCGATGACATGCCGGCCATGGATAAACTCATGGAGTGGTTGCCGGAAAACCTGCCTTCCACCGACGAGTGTGCCATCGCCCACGGCGACTACCGTTTTGGCAATCTGATGCTGGCTCCAGATAAGCCAGAAGTTATCGCCATTCTGGACTGGGAACTTTCTACGCTGGGGCACCCGCTGGCGGATCTGGCCTATTACTGCCTGCCGTATCACCTGCCGTCGGACATGGAAGGCATGCGCGGGCTGCAGGGTGAAGATCTGGAAGCATTAGGCATTCCCGACGAGCAGGAAACCATCGCCCGGTACTGTCAGAAGAGCGGTCGTGACGGCATTGCCGACTGGCATGTATTCCTGTCGTTTTCGCTGTTCCGGCTCGCGGCCATCGTGCAGGGGGTCTATGCCCGGGCGTTGCAGGGCAACGCCGCCAACGCCGACGCCCTGCAGGTTGGTAAACGTGCCAGCTTGCTGGCCGAGGCCGGGTGGCGGATTGCCAGTGAGGGGGAGCGATCATGA
- a CDS encoding SDR family oxidoreductase has translation MTNPLFDMTGKVALITGSTKGIGRSIAEEMARLGAKVVISSRKADACEQVANELKAQGYDAIAIPCHVGKKDDLQNLVNKTNEAWGTIDVLVCNAATNPVYGTTAEMTDDAWDKIMDTNVKGTFWLTNMVLPQMAEKGEGAVVLLSSIAGIRGNTTIGTYGVSKAAEAALARNLAVEWGPKGIRINSIAPGLIKTDFAKALWEDPVRVKRAEDKTPLRRIGEPVDIAGLAVFLSTKASAYITGQVIVADGGETIC, from the coding sequence ATGACTAATCCGCTTTTTGATATGACTGGAAAAGTCGCACTGATCACCGGTTCCACCAAAGGCATCGGCCGTTCTATCGCCGAAGAAATGGCCCGACTGGGCGCCAAAGTGGTGATCTCCAGCCGCAAGGCCGACGCCTGTGAGCAGGTCGCCAACGAGCTGAAAGCACAGGGCTACGACGCCATCGCCATCCCTTGCCACGTAGGCAAGAAAGACGACCTGCAGAACCTGGTGAACAAAACCAACGAAGCCTGGGGCACCATCGATGTTCTGGTGTGTAACGCCGCCACCAACCCGGTGTACGGCACCACCGCCGAAATGACCGACGACGCCTGGGACAAGATCATGGACACCAACGTCAAAGGCACCTTCTGGCTCACCAATATGGTGCTGCCGCAGATGGCTGAGAAAGGCGAAGGCGCAGTTGTTCTTCTGTCCAGCATAGCCGGTATCCGTGGCAACACCACCATTGGTACCTACGGCGTGTCCAAGGCGGCAGAAGCAGCCCTGGCCCGTAATCTGGCCGTGGAATGGGGCCCGAAAGGCATCCGTATCAACAGCATCGCCCCCGGCCTGATCAAAACTGACTTTGCCAAGGCGCTTTGGGAAGATCCGGTGCGCGTCAAACGTGCCGAAGACAAGACCCCACTCAGGCGAATTGGCGAGCCGGTGGACATTGCCGGCCTGGCTGTCTTTCTGTCGACGAAAGCCAGCGCATATATCACAGGCCAGGTCATCGTAGCCGACGGCGGCGAAACCATTTGTTAA
- a CDS encoding acyl-CoA dehydrogenase family protein, with protein MFELSDKAKELQAQLHEFMDAHIYPNEHKHHEQIEQAENRWAPVPIIEELKVKARAAGLWNLFLPESEFGAGLTNYEYAHLCEVMGRSAMAPEVFNCSAPDTGNMETIARYGNKEQQDKWLKPLLDGEIRSCFSMTEPDVASSDATNIACEIRRDGDEYVINGKKWWSSGAMTTTSKIAIVMGKTDPDAEKHQQQSMILVPLDTPGVKMIRSLTVFGYDHAPHGHAEIHYENVRVPVDNILLGEGRGFEIAQGRLGPGRIHHCMRTIGVAERALELMCKRANAREAFGKPLSGFDSIRKDIARSRIEIEQARLLTLKAAHMMDTVGNKVARQEIAMIKVIAPSMALKVLDRAIQVHGGAGVSQDTFLAEAWAKVRTLRLADGPDEVHLDAVAKIELRQYR; from the coding sequence ATGTTTGAGCTGTCTGACAAAGCCAAAGAACTGCAGGCGCAACTCCACGAATTCATGGACGCTCATATCTACCCGAATGAGCACAAGCATCATGAACAGATCGAGCAGGCGGAAAACCGCTGGGCTCCGGTACCGATCATCGAGGAGCTGAAGGTCAAGGCCAGGGCCGCGGGCCTTTGGAACCTGTTCCTGCCGGAAAGCGAATTCGGTGCCGGCCTGACCAACTACGAATACGCCCATCTGTGTGAAGTGATGGGGCGCTCCGCCATGGCGCCGGAAGTGTTCAACTGCTCCGCACCGGACACCGGCAACATGGAAACCATCGCCCGCTATGGCAATAAAGAGCAGCAGGACAAGTGGCTGAAGCCCCTGCTCGACGGCGAAATCCGATCCTGCTTCTCGATGACCGAGCCGGATGTGGCCTCTTCGGATGCTACCAATATTGCCTGTGAAATCCGCCGTGATGGTGATGAGTACGTGATCAATGGCAAAAAGTGGTGGTCTTCAGGCGCCATGACCACCACTTCGAAAATTGCGATCGTGATGGGGAAGACGGATCCGGATGCGGAGAAGCATCAGCAGCAGTCGATGATTCTGGTGCCCCTGGATACGCCCGGCGTGAAAATGATTCGTTCGTTGACCGTATTCGGTTATGACCATGCGCCTCACGGCCATGCGGAAATCCATTACGAGAATGTGCGGGTGCCTGTGGACAACATCTTGCTGGGTGAGGGTCGTGGTTTCGAAATCGCCCAGGGTCGCCTGGGGCCGGGCCGTATCCACCACTGTATGCGCACCATTGGTGTGGCGGAACGCGCGCTGGAGCTGATGTGTAAGCGCGCAAATGCCCGTGAAGCCTTTGGCAAGCCGCTGTCCGGCTTTGATTCCATCCGCAAGGACATTGCCCGCAGTCGGATCGAGATTGAACAGGCGCGGCTGCTGACTCTGAAGGCGGCACACATGATGGACACCGTCGGTAACAAGGTGGCCCGTCAGGAAATTGCGATGATCAAGGTGATTGCGCCGAGTATGGCGTTGAAGGTGCTGGATCGTGCCATTCAGGTTCACGGTGGTGCCGGTGTGTCCCAGGACACCTTCCTGGCCGAAGCCTGGGCCAAGGTGCGGACCCTGAGGCTGGCGGACGGACCGGATGAGGTGCATCTGGACGCTGTTGCCAAGATCGAGCTTCGTCAGTATCGCTAA
- a CDS encoding PaaI family thioesterase yields MSEQEPLFADGKDLPGFHSLLGYRQVSWEENEAVLELELQSRHLNLGGVIHGGVLTSLLDIVLAQAGTHCPYPGRMRKAITLTLTTTFTGQCSGGTIRVTGRKRAGGTRIFNSTGEVHDDQGNLLAIAEGTFRIRSGSATPEGVPI; encoded by the coding sequence ATGAGTGAGCAAGAACCTCTGTTTGCCGATGGAAAAGACCTGCCGGGCTTTCACAGCCTGCTGGGTTATCGTCAGGTGTCCTGGGAAGAGAACGAAGCGGTGCTGGAACTGGAGCTGCAATCCCGGCACCTGAACCTGGGCGGAGTGATCCACGGCGGTGTGCTTACCTCCCTGCTGGACATTGTGCTGGCCCAGGCGGGCACCCACTGCCCTTATCCCGGTCGGATGCGCAAGGCCATCACCCTGACCCTGACCACCACTTTCACCGGCCAGTGTTCCGGTGGAACCATAAGGGTCACTGGCCGCAAGCGCGCCGGCGGCACCCGCATATTCAACAGCACCGGCGAAGTCCATGATGATCAGGGCAACCTGCTGGCCATCGCCGAGGGTACATTTCGCATCCGTTCCGGCAGCGCAACACCGGAAGGTGTACCGATCTGA
- a CDS encoding SDR family NAD(P)-dependent oxidoreductase produces MGRFDNRAAIVTGAGSGIGRATAVRLAREGARVMMVDRSEAGLLDTESLLPEGAQALRRIADVADESQVKALVDEAARTFGKIDVLCNIAGIASTGNGHPDITGNDREEWEKVLSVNLIGTMLFIKHVAPHMKARKLGSIVNTASVAGIRSGAGGNAYSASKAGVINLTMTAACDLGNDNVRVNAVCPGLVETGMTQAVFDYARTHEKAHKLGSRCELRRYGAPEEIAAAILFLASDDASYITGQALPVDGGNTASLNLPGMKV; encoded by the coding sequence ATGGGGCGTTTCGACAACCGGGCAGCCATAGTCACCGGAGCCGGCAGCGGCATTGGCAGGGCTACCGCCGTGCGTCTGGCCCGTGAGGGCGCGAGGGTGATGATGGTTGATCGCTCCGAGGCCGGCCTGCTGGATACCGAAAGCCTGTTGCCGGAGGGCGCGCAGGCCCTGCGACGGATTGCCGACGTGGCTGATGAGTCCCAGGTTAAAGCGCTGGTGGATGAAGCCGCCAGGACTTTCGGCAAGATTGACGTGCTCTGCAACATCGCCGGCATCGCCAGTACGGGCAATGGTCATCCGGATATCACCGGCAACGACCGGGAAGAATGGGAAAAAGTGCTGTCAGTGAACCTGATCGGCACCATGCTCTTCATCAAGCATGTGGCACCCCACATGAAGGCCCGCAAACTGGGCTCGATCGTGAACACGGCTTCCGTGGCCGGCATTCGTTCCGGTGCCGGCGGTAATGCCTACAGTGCGTCCAAGGCCGGTGTGATCAACCTCACCATGACTGCCGCCTGTGACCTTGGCAACGATAACGTGCGGGTGAACGCGGTGTGCCCGGGACTGGTGGAAACCGGAATGACCCAGGCCGTGTTCGACTACGCCCGCACCCATGAAAAGGCCCACAAGCTCGGTTCACGGTGTGAGTTGCGTCGATATGGCGCACCGGAAGAGATTGCTGCGGCGATCCTGTTTCTGGCCAGCGACGATGCCAGCTATATCACCGGCCAGGCCTTACCCGTGGACGGCGGCAATACCGCGTCCCTGAACCTGCCAGGAATGAAAGTGTAA
- a CDS encoding class I adenylate-forming enzyme family protein, translating into MQMPVHAPVDPEETMEAIGERIQSLAAERPHQTALIDDHDSVSWRELVSLANCIANRLRAEGLKEGDTVALLSENRIDAVALYLGTLVAGGCMVPLSGMASEDSLALMINDCAARFVFVSEKNLPLLDAMTGKLDNLTRESCIGLGTDDGGPLTNLTQWLGNIGSEAHPAKVTLDHPFNIIYSSGTTGTPKGILHDYRFRQRQMVRMSRFGLDGNAVNLVSTPLYSNTTLVSMLPTLFYGGTLILMARFDARRFLELAEHHRVTHAMLVPVQYQRILADPEFDRFDLSSFQLKLCTSAPLRAEVIRDAMARWPGNIREVYGLTEGGISTCLDCAAHPDKWDSVGVPTEGAEVRVIDEQGNELPRGETGEIVGRAISMMRGYVNRDDQTREMLWTSAEGLVFYRSGDMGRVDEDGFVYILDRRKDMIISGGFNIYAVDLENVLLAHPAVADAAVIGIPSEQWGETPLGLVVLDPGSKGSEPSEAELLDWANDQLGKAQRLAAIEFRPDLPRSAIGKVLKRELRAPYWS; encoded by the coding sequence ATGCAAATGCCCGTGCACGCGCCGGTGGATCCCGAAGAAACCATGGAGGCGATCGGCGAGCGCATTCAGAGTCTGGCTGCGGAGCGCCCCCACCAAACCGCGCTTATCGACGATCACGACAGCGTCAGCTGGCGCGAACTGGTGAGCCTCGCCAACTGCATTGCCAACCGGCTGCGCGCGGAGGGCCTGAAGGAAGGGGATACCGTGGCACTGCTGTCGGAGAACCGGATTGATGCCGTGGCTCTTTACCTGGGCACGCTCGTTGCCGGCGGCTGCATGGTGCCGTTATCAGGCATGGCCAGTGAGGACAGCCTGGCGCTGATGATCAACGACTGCGCAGCCCGCTTTGTGTTTGTGTCAGAAAAGAACCTGCCGTTGCTGGACGCCATGACGGGCAAGCTGGACAACCTTACCCGGGAAAGTTGCATCGGTCTGGGCACAGACGACGGTGGCCCGCTGACCAACCTGACCCAGTGGCTCGGAAACATCGGCTCCGAGGCACACCCGGCAAAGGTGACCCTGGATCATCCGTTCAACATCATCTACAGCTCCGGCACCACCGGAACCCCCAAGGGCATCCTCCACGATTACCGCTTCCGCCAGCGCCAGATGGTGCGCATGAGCCGCTTCGGGCTGGATGGCAACGCGGTGAATCTGGTATCCACACCGTTGTATTCCAACACCACCCTGGTGTCGATGTTGCCGACGCTGTTCTATGGCGGCACCCTGATCCTGATGGCCCGCTTCGATGCCCGGCGCTTTCTGGAGCTGGCCGAGCACCACCGTGTTACCCACGCCATGCTGGTGCCGGTGCAGTACCAGCGTATTCTGGCGGACCCCGAATTCGACCGTTTCGACCTGTCCTCTTTCCAGCTCAAGCTGTGCACCAGCGCCCCACTGCGCGCCGAGGTCATCCGCGACGCCATGGCCCGCTGGCCCGGCAACATCCGTGAAGTCTACGGCCTCACCGAAGGCGGCATTTCCACCTGCCTGGACTGTGCCGCCCACCCCGATAAATGGGATTCCGTGGGGGTACCGACCGAGGGCGCCGAGGTGCGGGTAATCGACGAACAGGGCAACGAGCTGCCAAGGGGAGAAACCGGAGAAATCGTGGGCCGCGCCATTTCCATGATGCGCGGTTACGTCAACCGCGACGACCAGACCCGCGAGATGCTCTGGACCAGCGCAGAGGGCCTGGTGTTCTATCGCAGCGGAGATATGGGCCGGGTCGACGAGGACGGCTTCGTCTACATTCTCGACCGTCGCAAGGACATGATCATCTCCGGCGGCTTCAATATCTATGCCGTGGATTTGGAGAACGTACTACTGGCACACCCGGCAGTGGCCGATGCCGCTGTCATCGGGATTCCCAGCGAGCAGTGGGGCGAAACGCCATTGGGGCTGGTGGTGCTTGACCCCGGCAGTAAAGGCAGTGAACCAAGCGAGGCTGAGCTGCTGGACTGGGCCAACGACCAGTTGGGCAAGGCCCAGCGCCTGGCCGCCATTGAGTTCCGCCCGGATCTGCCCCGCTCCGCCATCGGCAAAGTGTTGAAACGGGAGCTGCGGGCGCCTTACTGGTCCTGA
- a CDS encoding enoyl-CoA hydratase-related protein: protein MIIAKREAGHVHLVISRAEKKNALTRAMYQQLSDEIVRAAADTGVNAIVLSGEGGVFTAGNDLDDFRARATDAHPAPSAGLAFIETLINCDTPVIAAVEGLAIGIGTTLLLHCDSVIAGRSTRFKTAFVDLGLVPEAASTVTMPLHLGARRSADLLLMGDTLNGEEARECGLVSRMVEDGQAVAQALVQAERLSAKPRDALIASKRLIKAPWREMIRDALERERPVFSERLRSEECRAALARMGKR, encoded by the coding sequence GTGATAATTGCTAAACGTGAAGCCGGACATGTCCATCTCGTCATCTCGCGCGCAGAAAAGAAAAACGCTCTCACCCGGGCCATGTATCAGCAGTTATCGGATGAGATCGTCAGGGCCGCCGCCGACACGGGCGTTAACGCCATTGTGCTCAGTGGCGAAGGGGGCGTGTTCACTGCAGGCAACGACCTGGACGATTTCCGTGCCAGGGCGACTGACGCGCATCCCGCACCCTCAGCCGGGCTGGCGTTCATCGAAACCCTGATCAATTGCGACACGCCTGTCATTGCAGCGGTGGAGGGGCTGGCCATCGGCATCGGTACCACCCTGCTGCTGCATTGCGATTCGGTGATTGCCGGACGTTCCACCCGTTTCAAGACCGCCTTTGTGGATCTCGGACTGGTGCCAGAGGCAGCTTCCACAGTGACCATGCCGTTGCACCTGGGGGCGCGACGTAGCGCGGATCTGTTGCTGATGGGCGATACCCTGAACGGTGAGGAAGCCCGGGAGTGCGGCCTGGTCAGCCGCATGGTGGAGGACGGACAGGCGGTCGCTCAGGCCCTGGTGCAGGCTGAGCGGCTGTCTGCCAAGCCCCGGGACGCGCTGATCGCCAGCAAGAGGCTTATAAAGGCGCCCTGGCGGGAAATGATCAGGGACGCCCTGGAACGCGAGCGCCCGGTGTTCAGCGAGCGCCTGCGTTCCGAAGAATGTCGGGCTGCATTGGCCAGGATGGGCAAGCGCTAG
- the dctP gene encoding TRAP transporter substrate-binding protein DctP, producing the protein MKMLFTARKTLTVYASALTLGLSAALASAPVAAQDTITWRVQSHWPGASSSYKDSLGRLKDVLEERTDGRLKLELYESGALFKPTETFNAVSRGILEMGTISPAYAQNKISLAGVASGLPLAFQTPAEAAYFHMNMGFEEMLREEAAEHNVYWATDKVYQTEMVVKEPIESVADLEKLKIRSSGALEKFLAEAGAATTYITGAELYSALDSGIVDGAHWGAAQGAYSMSLYEVAKYHVKPALNVAGTDVIIISQKALDALPKEMQATVKDALVEQFWVRTNEYEHKEKVTLQKAIEEEGVKINTLPQDVQDHMLEAAQKFWDEEAKTSDNAAKAVEMVKEYLAQLGRL; encoded by the coding sequence ATGAAGATGCTATTTACCGCCAGAAAAACCCTTACTGTTTATGCCTCAGCCCTGACCCTGGGCCTGAGCGCCGCCCTGGCGAGCGCACCCGTTGCCGCCCAAGATACTATCACCTGGAGAGTCCAGTCCCACTGGCCGGGCGCCAGCTCTTCCTACAAGGACAGCCTGGGCCGCCTCAAGGATGTGTTGGAGGAGCGTACCGATGGCCGCCTGAAACTGGAACTGTACGAGTCTGGTGCCCTGTTCAAGCCCACGGAGACATTCAACGCCGTCAGCCGTGGCATTCTGGAGATGGGTACCATTTCTCCGGCCTACGCTCAGAACAAGATCAGCCTGGCCGGCGTTGCCTCCGGTTTGCCGCTGGCGTTCCAGACTCCGGCCGAAGCTGCCTATTTCCATATGAACATGGGTTTTGAGGAGATGCTGCGGGAAGAAGCCGCTGAACATAACGTCTATTGGGCCACTGACAAGGTCTACCAGACCGAGATGGTGGTCAAGGAACCGATCGAAAGCGTTGCGGACCTGGAGAAACTGAAAATCCGCTCCTCAGGCGCGTTGGAAAAATTCCTGGCGGAAGCCGGTGCGGCCACCACTTACATTACGGGTGCCGAGCTTTACTCAGCGCTGGATTCCGGCATTGTCGACGGAGCCCACTGGGGTGCTGCTCAAGGCGCTTATAGCATGTCCCTGTACGAAGTCGCGAAGTACCACGTCAAGCCGGCTCTGAACGTAGCGGGTACCGACGTCATCATCATCAGCCAGAAAGCGCTCGACGCGCTGCCTAAAGAAATGCAGGCAACCGTCAAGGACGCCCTGGTTGAGCAGTTCTGGGTGCGAACCAACGAGTACGAACACAAAGAAAAAGTAACCCTGCAGAAAGCCATTGAAGAAGAAGGTGTCAAGATCAACACACTTCCGCAGGATGTCCAGGATCACATGCTGGAAGCGGCACAGAAGTTCTGGGATGAAGAAGCCAAGACCAGCGATAACGCTGCCAAGGCCGTCGAGATGGTCAAGGAATACCTGGCGCAACTCGGCCGTCTTTAA
- a CDS encoding TRAP transporter small permease subunit, translating to MRALTAFMTGVTRLNDLLGRWFSYLVMIMFLLLITGVAFRYLLEAPLSWTGELTQLLFGIYGLMAGGYLLSHNGHVNVDLVYSKFSRRTRAFLDLFTSILFFLFTLALFYFAVDMAWESFSGRETSNSAWNPPIWPVKAFIPLATLLLILQGIVKLLQDIAIAFNLSYYQPEPEPEELPEDKA from the coding sequence ATGCGCGCTCTAACCGCATTCATGACTGGAGTGACCAGGCTCAACGACCTGCTCGGACGATGGTTCTCCTATCTGGTCATGATCATGTTCCTGTTATTGATTACAGGCGTGGCTTTTCGATATTTGCTCGAGGCACCACTGTCCTGGACGGGCGAGTTGACCCAGTTGCTTTTCGGGATTTACGGGCTCATGGCCGGTGGTTATCTGCTGTCACACAACGGCCACGTCAATGTGGATCTGGTCTATTCAAAATTCAGCCGCCGAACCCGGGCGTTTCTTGACCTGTTTACCTCGATCCTGTTTTTCCTGTTCACTCTGGCGCTGTTTTACTTTGCCGTCGATATGGCCTGGGAATCCTTCAGTGGCCGGGAAACATCGAATTCGGCCTGGAACCCCCCCATCTGGCCGGTGAAAGCCTTTATACCGCTGGCCACCCTGCTACTGATCCTGCAGGGCATTGTGAAGCTGCTGCAGGACATAGCCATTGCCTTCAACCTCAGTTATTACCAGCCCGAACCTGAACCAGAAGAACTGCCGGAGGACAAGGCATGA
- a CDS encoding TRAP transporter large permease subunit, translated as MSIEALTLLFFGSLLFFLVLGLPLAFVLGGVSVVFLYFTWGFDSFYLVASQIWSTMGSFTLVAIPLFVFMAMILERTGVARDLYRMMHLWFGGVRGGLAIGTLVICAIFAAMVGISGAAVVAMGTIALPAMLERGYDKKMVLGVINTGGGWGVLIPPSILMILYALITGVSVGKMFAAGILPGIMLMILTSAYVLIRCYLQPHLAPDLPKEERGTWSEKFAALRSVVLPIMVVFMVLGSIIGGITTPTEAAAMGVLGALISAAVYRALNIELIKDASVRTFKLTGMIMWILFAAHAFSAAYQSMGAQPMIEGMIQSIPGGPWAVIIFMMLIVFLLGMVLDPVGIMLITLPVFTPIVSSMGFDPIWFGILFVINMEIGYMTPPFGFNLFYLKGVVPPGITMGDIYRSVIPFVLIQIVGIGCLMVFPEIATYLPDLLF; from the coding sequence ATGAGCATTGAAGCGCTGACCCTGCTTTTCTTCGGCTCCCTGCTGTTTTTCCTGGTACTGGGCCTGCCACTGGCGTTCGTCCTCGGCGGCGTTTCCGTGGTATTTCTCTACTTTACCTGGGGCTTCGACTCCTTCTACCTGGTGGCTTCACAGATCTGGAGCACTATGGGAAGCTTTACCCTGGTCGCCATACCGCTGTTTGTGTTCATGGCCATGATTCTGGAGCGAACCGGGGTCGCCCGGGACCTCTACCGGATGATGCACCTGTGGTTCGGTGGCGTCCGCGGCGGGCTGGCCATTGGCACCCTGGTCATCTGTGCAATATTTGCGGCAATGGTCGGCATCAGTGGCGCCGCCGTTGTCGCCATGGGTACCATCGCCCTGCCGGCCATGCTGGAGCGTGGCTACGACAAGAAAATGGTGCTTGGTGTCATCAACACCGGCGGTGGCTGGGGCGTACTCATCCCGCCCTCCATCCTGATGATTCTCTATGCCCTGATCACCGGTGTGTCGGTGGGCAAGATGTTTGCCGCCGGCATACTGCCGGGCATCATGCTGATGATCCTTACCTCTGCGTACGTGCTGATCCGCTGCTACCTGCAGCCGCACCTGGCTCCGGACCTGCCCAAGGAAGAGCGGGGCACCTGGTCTGAAAAATTTGCGGCCCTGCGCTCCGTGGTGCTACCGATAATGGTGGTGTTCATGGTACTCGGCTCGATCATCGGAGGCATCACCACGCCCACCGAGGCGGCTGCCATGGGTGTACTGGGGGCTCTTATCTCGGCCGCGGTCTACCGCGCGCTGAACATCGAACTGATCAAAGATGCGTCAGTGCGGACGTTCAAGCTAACGGGCATGATCATGTGGATCCTGTTTGCGGCACACGCGTTCAGTGCCGCCTACCAGAGCATGGGCGCGCAACCGATGATTGAGGGCATGATCCAGTCCATTCCCGGCGGCCCCTGGGCGGTCATCATCTTCATGATGCTGATTGTCTTCCTGTTGGGGATGGTGCTGGACCCGGTTGGCATCATGCTGATCACCCTGCCGGTGTTCACGCCCATTGTTTCGTCCATGGGCTTCGACCCGATCTGGTTCGGCATACTGTTCGTGATCAACATGGAAATCGGCTATATGACGCCGCCGTTCGGGTTCAACCTCTTCTACCTGAAAGGGGTGGTGCCGCCGGGGATAACCATGGGCGACATTTACCGATCGGTTATACCCTTCGTGCTCATCCAGATCGTGGGTATCGGCTGTCTCATGGTGTTTCCTGAGATTGCTACCTACCTGCCGGATCTGCTCTTCTGA